One genomic segment of Drosophila melanogaster chromosome 3L includes these proteins:
- the CG4914 gene encoding uncharacterized protein, producing MMMLHLRHWPLVLAMASCLLFTAATSATPATPATPATSAPPATSTATSSLSSIPGKYQALGAAHHQAKKLKIGDVNASSSDANKPVFRQNPIKNWFGAFNRNNSPAAQNQTSPTCSCRCGERNDESRIVGGTTTGVSEYPWMARLSYFNRFYCGGTLINDRYVLTAAHCVKGFMWFMIKVTFGEHDRCNDKERPETRFVLRAFSQKFSFSNFDNDIALLRLNDRVPITSFIRPICLPRVEQRQDLFVGTKAIATGWGTLKEDGKPSCLLQEVEVPVLDNDECVAQTNYTQKMITKNMMCSGYPGVGGRDSCQGDSGGPLVRLRPDDKRFEQIGIVSWGNGCARPNYPGVYTRVTKYLDWIVENSRDGCFCDEDY from the exons ATGATGATGCTCCACTTACGTCACTGGCCACTGGTGCTGGCCATGGCTTCCTGCCTGCTCttcacagcagcaacatctgcgACACCAGCTacaccagcaacaccagcaacatcagcaccaccagcaacatcaacagcaacatcatctTTATCCTCCATTCCGGGCAAATATCAAGCCTTGGGTGCAGCCCACCATCAGGCAAAGAAGCTAAAAATCGGAGACGTCAATGCTTCCTCCTCGGATGCCAATAAACCTGTATTCCGGCAAAATCCGATCAAGAATTGGTTCGGTGCCTTCAATCGCAATAATTCGCCGGCAGCTCAGAACCAAACATCGCCGACATGTTCCTGCAG GTGCGGAGAGCGCAATGACGAGTCCAGGATTGTGGGCGGTACGACGACCGGCGTCAGCGAGTATCCATGGATGGCGCGTCTGAGCTACTTCAATAGGTTCTACTGCGGCGGCACACTAATCAACGATCGCTACGTGCTGACGGCGGCGCACTGCGTTAAGGGATTCATGTGGTTCATGATCAAAGTGACCTTCGGGGAGCACGATCGTTGCAATGACAAGGAGCGCCCGGAAACGCGCTTCGTGCTCCGCGCCTTTAGCCAAAAGTTCAGCTTCTCGAACTTCGACAATGATATAGCCCTACTACGTCTGAACGATAGAGTGCCGATCACCAGTTTTATACGGCCAATCTGCCTGCCACGGGTGGAACAGCGCCAGGATCTATTTGTGGGCACAAAGGCTATTGCAACGGGCTGGGGAACCCTCAAGGAAGATGGAAAACCCTCCTGTTTACTGCAGGAGGTTGAAGTTCCCGTTCTCGACAACGACGAATGTGTCGCCCAAACGAACTACACCCAGAAAATGATCACTAAGAACATGATGTGCTCGGGCTATCCAGGCGTTGGTGGGCGGGACAGTTGTCAGGGTGATTCTGGTGGTCCACTGGTACGTCTTCGCCCAGATGACAAGCGATTCGAACAGATTGGAATAGTATCTTGGGGTAACGGTTGTGCTAGACCCAATTATCCAGGAGTGTATACCCGAGTCACGAAATATCTGGACTGGATTGTGGAGAACTCGCGAGACGGTTGTTTCTGCGATGAGGATTACTAA
- the CG43121 gene encoding uncharacterized protein, with translation MLSPESPEKPKKSLHDLGLLTKTEEKTKGSLVALQSIDKRLKTLLDRLTSVENSMASLNLPALDEGNGDTYEDLETLEDELDNQEKELSEFANEEAIGSKVDDDEIEEVDKEVTGNQ, from the coding sequence ATGCTTTCCCCGGAGTCTCCGGAGAAACCGAAAAAAAGTCTACATGACCTCGGGCTATTAACAAAGACTGAAGAGAAAACCAAAGGGAGCCTTGTAGCCCTCCAGTCTATCGACAAGCGCCTGAAGACCCTCTTGGACCGCCTTACATCTGTGGAGAACTCAATGGCTAGCTTGAATTTACCTGCTTTGGACGAAGGTAATGGAGACACCTATGAGGACTTGGAAACATTGGAGGATGAGTTGGACAACCAGGAGAAAGAACTTTCAGAATTTGCAAATGAAGAAGCTATTGGGTCAAAGGTAGATGATGATGAAATTGAAGAGGTAGACAAGGAAGTCACAGGAAATCAATAA